In Styela clava chromosome 14, kaStyClav1.hap1.2, whole genome shotgun sequence, the following are encoded in one genomic region:
- the LOC144431982 gene encoding LHFPL tetraspan subfamily member 2 protein-like — translation MCCFVIVTCRTLLWSLLSISVCMVVLTSLMSAHWLVSPPYHSANASYPRPYSENDVRALGLIIRCTETTPENIHTTSQNCRVYPRGLTDFASPFWAISTILMGLAILILTIVALFSVAALCFRSLGKKSIFSVSGFLQGIAGLLLLISLVLFPAGWGSDKVKYDCGIDAQPFGPGSCYLGWSFYAALAGMVGSFLCAFLSHQAEASADSDKVENDILDGKNPVCAI, via the exons ATGTGTTGTTTTGTTATCGTAACTTGTCGTACATTGTTATGGTCACTTTTGAGTATTTCTGTTTGTATGGTTGTTCTCACTTCTTTGATGAGTGCACACTGGCTGGTTTCACCTCCGTATCATAGTGCAAATGCTTCCTATCCAAGACCATACTCAGAAAATGATGTCAGAGCTTTGGGACTTATCATCAGATGCACTGAGACAACACCAGAG aatattCACACAACATCACAGAATTGTCGAGTATATCCGCGAGGACTCACAGATTTCGCTTCTCCGTTTTGGGCAATATCAACGATTTTAATGGGGCTTGCTATTCTTATATTAACGATAGTTGCTTTATTTTCTGTTGCGGCACTTTGTTTTCGATCACTTGGAAAGAAAAGTATTTTCAGTGTATCTGGATTTCTTCAAGGAATCGCAG gtTTACTTCTTCTAATAAGCCTTGTATTATTTCCTGCTGGATGGGGATCAGataaagtaaaatatgactGTGGTATTGATGCTCAACCTTTTGGG CCTGGTTCTTGCTATTTGGGATGGTCGTTCTATGCAGCATTAGCAGGAATGGTTGGCAGTTTTTTATGTGCGTTTCTCTCCCACCAAGCTGAAGCTTCTGCAGATAGTGATAAAGTTGAAAATGACATTCTCGACGGAAAGAATCCAGTCTGCGCTATCTGA